From Ipomoea triloba cultivar NCNSP0323 chromosome 5, ASM357664v1, the proteins below share one genomic window:
- the LOC116020119 gene encoding glycine--tRNA ligase, mitochondrial 1-like: MRCSFHALISRSQFLLCRPYCAISTRRLLHSPSMTMQLADEDSLRKALADKQSSVDLQGKAVRQLKASGASKPDIDAAVQALKALKLEKASIESQLKSSLSGAAGGRDAFRQAVANTLERRLFYIPSFKIYGGVTGLYDYGPPGCAIKANVLAFWRQHFVLEENMLEIDCPCVTPEAVLRASGHVEKFTDLMVKDVKTGTCYRADHLLKDYCNEKIEKDLTMSSEKVAELKHVLAVLDDLSADQLGAKIKEYGITAPDTKNPLSDPYPFNLMFQTSIGPSGLSPGFLRPETAQGIFVNFKDLYYYNGNKLPFAAAQIGQAFRNEISPRQGLLRVREFTLAEIEHFVDPQNKAHPKFSEVANLEFLMLPRKEQVSGQSAKRFRLGEAVSRGTVNNETLGYFVGRVFLFLTLLGIDKDRLRFRQHLENEMAHYAEDCWDAEIESSYGWIECVGIADRSAYDLRAHSEKSGAPLVAQEKFSEPREVEKLVITPVKKELGLAFKGNQKMVAEALEAMNEDIAMKMKADLESKGEVEFQICSLGRSVTIKRNMVSISKEKKKEHQRVFTPSVIEPSFGIGRIIYCLYEHSFYTRPSKAGDEQLNVFRFPPLVAPIKCTVFPLVQNEQYEEVAKFISKSLTASGISHKIDITGTSIGKRYARTDELGVPFAITVDSTSSVTVRERDSKDQIRVSAEKVASVVKEVSDGQKTWADILQIYPIHSSGSAE, from the exons ATGCGTTGTTCATTTCATGCTCTGATCAGCCGCTCCCAGTTCCTCCTCTGCCGTCCCTACTGCGCCATCTCCACTCGCCGCCTTCTCCATTCTCCTTCGATGACTATGCAACTCGCGGACGAAGACTCGCTTCGCAAAGCTCTCGCAGACAAACAGTCCAGTGTCGACCTCCAAGGAAAGGCAGTCCGTCAATTGAAGGCATCAGGCGCCTCCAAGCCTGACATCGATGCCGCCGTTCAAGCGTTGAAAGCATTGAAGCTCGAGAAGGCGTCGATCGAGAGCCAGCTCAAATCTTCCCTCTCAGGTGCTGCCGGGGGCAGGGATGCATTCCGTCAGGCTGTCGCCAACACTCTCGAGCGCCGCTTGTTCTACATCCCCTCTTTCAAGATATACGGCGGTGTCACCGGTCTTTATGACTACGGTCCACCTGGCTGTGCTATTAAGGCCAATGTCCTCGCTTTTTGGCGTCAG CACTTCGTTTTGGAGGAGAATATGCTTGAAATTGACTGTCCATGTGTGACACCTGAGGCTGTCTTAAGGGCATCAGGTCATGTTGAGAAATTTACAGATCTTATGGTTAAGGATGTGAAGACTGGAACATGTTATCGAGCTGATCATTTGCTCAAGGATTATTGCAACGAGAAGATTGAGAAGGACTTGACTATGTCTTCAGAAAAGGTTGCTGAATTGAAACATGTGCTTGCTGTCTTGGATGATCTATCTGCCGATCAACTTGGTGCAAAGATCAAGGAATATGGTATCACTGCACCCGATACCAAGAATCCTCTTTCTGATCCTTACCCATTCAATCTCATGTTTCAGACTTCAATTGGTCCTTCTGGCTTGAGCCCTGG CTTTTTACGTCCTGAAACAGCACAAGGGATATTTGTGAATTTCAAAgatttatattattacaatGGGAACAAGCTTCCTTTTGCAGCTGCTCAAATTGGTCAGGCTTTTAGAAATGAG ATATCACCGCGCCAAGGGCTTCTCAGGGTCCGGGAGTTCACTTTAGCAGAAATTGAGCATTTTGTTGATCCTCAGAACAAAGCCCACCCGAAGTTCTCTGAGGTTGCAAATTTAGAGTTTCTAATGCTTCCTAGAAAAGAACAAGTGTCTGGGCAATCTGCAAAAAGATTTCGGCTGGGTGAAGCAGTTTCTAGA GGAACTGTCAATAATGAAACACTTGGATACTTTGTTGGGAGAGTCTTCCTTTTCTTAACACTACTTGGAATAGATAAAGATCGTTTGAGATTCAGGCAACACCTTGAAAATGAGATGGCCCACTATGCTGAAGATTGCTGGGATGCTGAAATTGAGAGTTCTTATGGTTGGATAGAGTGTGTTGGTATAGCTGATAGATCTGCATATGATTTGCGTGCTCATTCT GAAAAAAGTGGTGCGCCTCTTGTAGCTCAGGAAAAATTTTCAGAGCCTAGAGAAGTGGAG AAACTTGTTATAACTCCAGTAAAGAAGGAGCTTGGCTTAGCATTTAAAGGGAACCAAAAGATGGTTGCTGAAGCTTTGGAG GCTATGAATGAAGACATTGCTATGAAGATGAAGGCTGATTTGGAATCCAAAGGAGAGGTGGAGTTTCAGATATGCAGTCTTGGGAGAAGTGTCACAATTAAGAGAAATATGGTGtctatttcaaaagaaaagaagaaagagcaCCAGAGGGTGTTCACACCTTCTGTCATTGAACCCTCTTTTGGAATTGGGCGGATCATATATTGTCTTTATGAGCACTCATTCTATACAAGGCCTAGTAAAGCTGGAGATGAGCAGCTAAATGTATTCCGCTTCCCACCCCTTGTTGCACCCATCAAGTGTACTGTTTTCCCACTGGTTCAGAATGAACAGTATGAAGAAGTTGCCAAGTTTATCTCCAAATCCCTCACTGCTTCTGGAATCTCACATAAGATTGACATCACAG GTACTTCAATAGGGAAGAGGTATGCGAGAACAGATGAACTAGGTGTGCCATTTGCTATCACGGTTGATTCAACATCGTCAGTGACGGTGAGAGAGAGGGATAGCAAAGATCAGATTCGTGTTAGTGCAGAGAAGGTGGCATCAGTTGTGAAGGAGGTGAGCGATGGACAGAAAACGTGGGCAGATATTCTGCAAATTTATCCCATTCATTCTTCAGGGTCCGCAGAGTGA
- the LOC116019451 gene encoding protein MEI2-like 4 — translation MPSQMMDPQDLSPSFFSEDLRFHDESQNGFWKSNSLHNFNGLKTDRTFRVGSVPSSHFENQIPMGCQMTKGVELPNSYLHKDWKVNCSIQKQAIGSERAASHSLPRTLDHNLGTASIFSTESTSYAMERDKINILGAQHENGLFSSSLSELFSRKLQLSTNNSLYGHSMGATASHYEEEEPLESLEELEAQTIGNLLPDDDDLFAGVTDGLDCVAQPNNRDDGEDLDLFSSVGGMDLGEDSSSSGQKNSDMLLGGSIASGAGKHPLGEHPSRTLFVRNINSNVEDSELQTLFEQYGDIRTLYTVCKHRGFVMISYYDIRAALNAMKALQNKPLRHRKLDIHFSIPKDYPPEKDVNQGTLAVFNLEPSVSNDEIHRIFCVYGEIKEIRETPNKSLHKLIEFYDSRAAEAALHALNGSYIAGKQIKLEPSHPAGARQLQPFSPEMERDESGLYLQQNGYPSSLTTAYPGPCSLGGIPSSLENGTMFGSKSPSRAPLTQYLDNSLNHGMSLSPNSSLSSFVRLESVGKQSNLSETSHLLGQMNIEFRAKPNGRTCSLPEYHDGLSNGVLSNSPGAMATNINAWTSDVIDKQQFCRVGSNGHSIGLNDGVFGPTGNGSCTPSGRSYAWSTSPRHQPQGMMWPNSPSLVSGVCTARPQQMHAVSDAPNHMLNTLLPINNHHVGSAPSVNSSIWDRRHAYTGESPEVSVFHPGSLGSVQISGNSPHPLEFLPHNMFPRAGGNGMDSPVTSKSVGLPSPHQRCLMFPPRGQMISMMNSFDSPNERTRSRRNEGSSNQTDNKKQFELDIDRIVRGDDKRTTLMIKNIPNKYTSKMLLAAIDEHHKGTYDFIYLPIDFKNKCNVGYAFINMTDPSFIIPFYHALNGKKWEKFNSEKVASLAYARIQGKAALIAHFQNSSLMNEDKRCRPILFHTDGPNAGDQVPFPMGVNVRSRPNKSRGSTGEENNHEIHVSLSNGESSSHGESCGVVKDSN, via the exons ATGCCTTCCCAGATGATGGACCCACAGGATTTGTCTCCGTCCTTCTTTTCTGAGGACTTGCGTTTTCATGATGAG aGCCAGAATGGGTTTTGGAAGTCAAATAGCCTGCATAATTTCAATG GTCTGAAAACAGACAGAACATTCAGAGTAGGAAGTGTTCCTTCATCGCATTTTGAGAACCAGATACCTATGGGTTGTCAGATGACAAAAGGTGTTGAGCTTCCTAATTCTTATTTACATAAAGATTGGAAGGTAAATTGTTCAATACAAAAGCAAGCAATTGGATCAGAAAGAGCTGCCAGCCACTCTTTGCCAAGAACTCTTGATCACAACTTAGGCACAGCATCTATTTTCAGTACAGAATCTACGTCTTATGCAATGGAGAGAGACAAAATAAATATACTGGGGGCTCAACATGAAAATGGTCTTTTTTCAAGTTCATTATCAGAGTTATTTAGTAGGAAAT TGCAACTGTCAACAAACAATTCTCTATATGGACATTCCATGGGCGCCACAGCTTCACACTATGAGGAAGAGGAACCTTTGGAATCCCTTGAAGAACTTGAGGCCCAGACTATCGGAAATCTTCTacctgatgatgatgacttATTTGCAGGAGTGACTGATGGGCTTGACTGTGTTGCCCAACCCAACAACAGAGATGATGGAGAAGATCTGGACCTATTTAGCAGTGTTGGAGGGATGGACTTGGGTGAAGACAGTTCCTCTTCAGGACAAAAAAATTCTGACATGCTCTTGGGGGGATCTATTGCCTCAGGTGCTGGGAAGCACCCACTTGGAGAGCATCCATCGAGAACACTCTTTGTGAGAAATATAAATAGCAATGTTGAAGATTCTGAATTGCAAACTCTTTTTGAG CAATATGGAGATATTCGCACTCTATATACAGTGTGCAAGCATCGTGGTTTTGTTATGATTTCCTATTATGATATTAGAGCAGCCTTAAATGCAATGAAAGCTCTCCAGAATAAACCATTGAGACACAGGAAACTAGACATACATTTTTCAATTCCAAAG GACTATCCACCTGAGAAAGATGTCAACCAGGGTACTCTGGCAGTTTTTAACCTTGAACCTTCTGTGTCAAATGATGAAATTCATCGTATCTTTTGTGTGTATGGGGAGATTAAAGAG ATCCGGGAGACTCCGAATAAAAGCCTTCACAAATTGATAGAGTTCTATGATAGTAGGGCTGCAGAAGCTGCACTTCATGCCTTGAACGGTAGCTATATTGCAGGGAAGCAGATTAAGCTTGAACCAAGTCATCCTGCTGGTGCTAGACA GTTGCAACCATTTTCTCCAGAGATGGAACGTGATGAGTCTGGTCTTTATTTGCAACAGAATGGCTACCCTAGTAGCTTAACAACAGCATATCCTG GCCCATGCTCACTTGGTGGAATCCCATCTAGCTTGGAGAATGGGACTATGTTTGGTTCAAAGTCACCAAGTAGAGCTCCCCTTACTCAATATTTGGACAATTCCTTGAACCATGGGATGTCACTGAGTCCCAACAGCAGCTTATCCTCATTCGTCAGGCTGGAATCCGTGGGTAAACAATCTAATCTCAGTGAGACCAGCCACTTACTGGGTCAAATGAACATTGAGTTTAGGGCCAAGCCAAATGGCCGCACTTGTTCTCTTCCAGAATATCATGACGGATTAAGCAATGGAGTTCTCTCCAATTCTCCAGGTGCCATGGCCACAAATATAAATGCCTGGACATCTGATGTGATTGACAAGCAGCAATTCTGTCGAGTTGGCTCAAATGGGCATTCAATTGGATTAAATGATGGTG TTTTTGGTCCCACTGGAAATGGTAGCTGTACCCCATCTGGACGTTCATATGCATGGAGTACTTCTCCCCGTCATCAGCCTCAAGGCATGATGTGGCCAAACTCACCATCACTTGTCAGTGGAGTTTGCACTGCTCGCCCACAACAAATGCATGCTGTTTCTGATGCACCTAATCACATGCTGAATACACTTTTACCAATAAACAACCACCATGTGGGATCAGCTCCTTCTGTCAATTCTTCTATTTGGGATAGAAGACATGCGTATACTGGTGAATCTCCTGAAGTTTCTGTTTTCCACCCTGGTTCTCTTGGTAGCGTGCAGATTTCTGGTAATTCACCCCATCCCTTGGAGTTTCTTCCTCATAATATGTTTCCTCGGGCTGGTGGAAATGGTATGGATTCTCCAGTCACTTCAAAGAGTGTTGGGTTACCCTCTCCTCATCAGAGGTGTTTGATGTTTCCTCCAAGGGGTCAAATGATCTCTATGATGAACTCATTTGATTCTCCAAATGAGAGGACAAGAAGCCGAAGAAATGAGGGCTCTTCAAATCAGACGGACAACAAGAAGCAGTTTGAGCTTGACATTGACCGAATTGTTCGAGGAGACGATAAGCGGACAACGCTAATGATAAAGAACATTCCTAACAA GTACACATCAAAAATGCTTTTAGCTGCAATTGATGAACACCATAAAGGAACTTATGATTTCATCTATTTGCCCATCGATTTTAAg aaCAAATGCAATGTCGGCTACGCATTTATCAATATGACTGATCCTTCATTCATTATTCCATTTTATCAT GCTTTGAATGGCAAGAAATGGGAAAAGTTCAACAGTGAAAAGGTGGCATCACTTGCATATGCTCGCATCCAGGGAAAAGCTGCCCTTATTGCTCACTTCCAGAATTCTAGCTTGATGAATGAAGATAAGCGATGCCGTCCTATTCTTTTCCATACTGATGGCCCCAATGCAGGCGATCAG GTGCCCTTCCCCATGGGTGTAAATGTGAGGTCAAGACCCAACAAGAGTCGAGGCAGCACAGGTGAAGAAAACAACCATGAaatccatgtaagcttatcaaaTGGGGAGTCATCTTCGCATGGAGAATCTTGTGGAGTGGTGAAggattcaaattaa